The Bombus fervidus isolate BK054 chromosome 17, iyBomFerv1, whole genome shotgun sequence DNA segment gtgtgtgtgtgcgtgtgtgtgtgcgcgcgcgcgcgtgtgtgtgtgcaaatatatattaagttTAGGGACTTTCTTTTTATGTCACTTGTATGTCCAGTAAGTAAGTAGGAACTGAGAACTAGGAACTATTATATCGTCTCTATgtgtttctttcatattcataACTTCTAACTGCTTCTAATAAaggatatttttaagaaaagcaTTTAAATAacacataattaattaaaatataaaaacgatatatatatataaaattgacaaaagtttttttgtaatattctgttttgtttttaacaaaatgtttcgatactttatatttaaaaaagaattatatacttaaatgcgttataaacatctaaaaaattatataataatgctatatcaaaaataatacaattcaaGTGACTTGATTCATAACAACACATatcataacaattttattaatcagaatattttaatattaataatatataattacatgcATATTTTAATGTCTTTATCTCAAAAATGGAATATATCAGTCAGAGtaactattttattaatatttacttttataactttctatttcttcctctttaagatttttcttataaatttaaacTTATCTGTAATACTTAAGCTTTTCCTAAAGACcgtcattaaaataaaataacctCCCATAAAATTGagataaaatttttgtttttctaatttattacaaggaataaaatttgttaatgaaGTTGTGAATATGTTTTTCATATTGAAAACGCAAGATATCTCGTATACAAACTATCCCCAGAACTCAAAATATCCCTCTGTAACGGCATGTTCGCCAACATTCCAAACCTAACAACCAAATTTTAAGATTGGAATTGAACGCAGCATAAAGGTTAATTTCTTAGAGTGAGAAACTTCACAATCGCATTTCttagtaaaaaattgaatattatagtTGATTAcagtgatgttatacgtagaATAACATTATTGATTATATTAtaggaataatataattttaagggttatatttttaaaatatggcAGATCGTTTAACACAATTGCAAGATACTATAAACCAGGTAATTGATTGTGTAAattgtgtaaataaatataatatgtaacaatctaatttttatgttattcCAGCAAGCAGAACATTTTTGTAACAGCGTAGGTATTTTACAACAATATTCAACACCTAGTAAATTTCCTGGTTTTGATCGTGTTGGAACACCTCAACCGCATCAACCTCAAGAAGGTacttctatatataatttatttcattaaatttcatattagcGGACTTATATATgaattatacttatattttaGATTATGCAGCCTTGTTTGCAACGCTTATAGCAAGGTGTGCAAAAGATATTGACACCTTGATAGAAAGTTTACCGAGTGAAGAGTCATCACAAGAACTACAAGTCGCAAGTCTTAGCCGTCTTGAACAAGAAAACCAAGAAGCTGGTGAACAACTAGAGGAAGTTGTAAAACAAGGAGAAGCACTTTTGCAAAGGATTCAAGCTGCTCTGCAAGATATTGCTCAAAGTCAGTTAGATATGCAGGATCCAGCATCTACgtctataattaatattaatcttaATACTAACTCAACTTTTAAACAAGAAAATGTAAGCTCTGTAAATACTGTATCTTCGAATAGCACACATCAATTGTCAGATCCTTCACCTAATTCTGTAAATCAATGATATATTTGTActataatttgattttttgacaaatttataaagaaaataaatttttctaatagtGTAAACAttgtcaaaatattaaaattattaaataaatcttaaaaactgttttatatttatagatagCAAAAAGTtagttatatgaaaatatatttaataatttattttgacaTGATATATATCTATAGTTACATTaaacataaaagaaaatgataataatttttatatttatactatttcttCAAAAGATCTATGAATGTTTCTCGCGGTATAGATATTTTTCCAAtcatcttcattttcttctttccctgTGCTTGTTGAgccaataatttcatttttctagtGATATCACCACCGtactgaaataaaaaagattaatgacagaaatatataacaatatacaaagtatgatataaaaaaattatttaccagTTTCGCAGTTACATCTTTCCTATATGGTTTTAAAGTTTCTCTTGCAATTACTTTTCCATTCACTATTGCTTGAATTACTATTTCAAACAATTGACGTGGAAGAATATCTAGCAATCTTTCACATACTTGTCTACCTGTTGTACGAGCCTTGCTAATATGTACAATAGTACTGAATTCATCCACTACATTACCATTTAAAGCAATATTTAACTATAACAAGCAGTTATTAATATAGTGGAAGtgaactataaaatattttaatacaaaattattgcatttatatatattaaaataactataattacctttataatatttgtaggCTGATAATTATGGTCTTCATAATCAAAAGTACCATACCCCGAAGTTGCTCGTTTTAATGTATCATGGAAGTCAACAATAATTTCGTTCAGTGgcagtaaaaattgaaacagtGTTCTATTATGACCAATATCTTTTGCTGTTTGTTGCACTCCACGTCTTTCAAAGCATAAACTTAAAACAGTACCTACATATTCAGCTAGTACCAAAATTATAAGTTGATTAgtgtttttttaattaactatattatatgtaaaatttaattaataatatattaaatatacttgGTGCTATAATAGATCCTAATACCATAGGttcataaaattcttttacaatGTTAGGATCAGGAAACTTTGCAGGATTGTTAAATGAAATCATATCAGTTTTGTattctttaatattctttttgccAAAAATTTTTGCTTTATATGTAACGCTAGGTGTTGTCACAATTGAACATGTACCATATTCTTGCTCAAGTCGTTGCATAAATACTTCCATATGTAGTAAACCTAAAAATCCAAGTCTCCAACCATATCCAAGAGCTACACTAAAAAAACGAAGATATAAAGTGCTTAGACAAAGTAAgtagatataaaatatgtctATTATTTTGTATCTGTATGTCTTCTGTTTTATTTAACTGATTTAATAGgcttaaaatatattagaaaaaaataccTAGTTTCCATTTCAATAGTAACGCTACTATCATTCaatgttaatttttcaatagcaGTTCTCATAACTTCAAATTGCGATTTTTCAATTGGATAGACGCCTGAAAAAACCATTGGTTTTGGAGTTTGAAATCCTAATAAAGGTTCAGCAACATGATCTTTTAAATGTAATGTATCTCCAATAATCATTTCCTTAGAAGATCTCATGTTGCATGAAATACATCCTATTTGACCTGCGAACCtaaaatatactattatgttattatattatgttatattattatataattaataatgtaatatttttataaaattcatatttacaatttatttacattttcttcaGAAGGTCTCAATAGTGACATATTTTTAACTTCGTACGACTTCTTAGTATACATTGAAACAACATGTAGTTTAAGGGATAAAGATCCTTCCTTAatatatatcaataaaattgttcctttata contains these protein-coding regions:
- the Waw gene encoding translation factor waclaw isoform X1 — encoded protein: MFKILNILNEEIKYCLKLILIMCLVCRQHLYYFNKFYSTNSEVIKEYDLPIENIRNFSIVAHVDHGKSTLADRLLEITGAVKINSGKQILDKLQVEKERGITVKAQTASLNYTYKGIKYLLNLIDTPGHVDFSAEVHRSLAPCQGVVLVVDANDGVQAQTVANFHLAMKNNLVIIPVINKIDLKFAKPERVVNQLKTLFDMTESDVLKVSAKLGTGVLKVLDAIVERIPPPDVCRDKPFRALIFDSWYDKYKGTILLIYIKEGSLSLKLHVVSMYTKKSYEVKNMSLLRPSEENVNKLFAGQIGCISCNMRSSKEMIIGDTLHLKDHVAEPLLGFQTPKPMVFSGVYPIEKSQFEVMRTAIEKLTLNDSSVTIEMETSVALGYGWRLGFLGLLHMEVFMQRLEQEYGTCSIVTTPSVTYKAKIFGKKNIKEYKTDMISFNNPAKFPDPNIVKEFYEPMVLGSIIAPTEYVGTVLSLCFERRGVQQTAKDIGHNRTLFQFLLPLNEIIVDFHDTLKRATSGYGTFDYEDHNYQPTNIIKLNIALNGNVVDEFSTIVHISKARTTGRQVCERLLDILPRQLFEIVIQAIVNGKVIARETLKPYRKDVTAKLYGGDITRKMKLLAQQAQGKKKMKMIGKISIPRETFIDLLKK
- the Waw gene encoding translation factor waclaw isoform X2, whose product is MKINKFIYHVWSFHRNYNFNQILIRQHLYYFNKFYSTNSEVIKEYDLPIENIRNFSIVAHVDHGKSTLADRLLEITGAVKINSGKQILDKLQVEKERGITVKAQTASLNYTYKGIKYLLNLIDTPGHVDFSAEVHRSLAPCQGVVLVVDANDGVQAQTVANFHLAMKNNLVIIPVINKIDLKFAKPERVVNQLKTLFDMTESDVLKVSAKLGTGVLKVLDAIVERIPPPDVCRDKPFRALIFDSWYDKYKGTILLIYIKEGSLSLKLHVVSMYTKKSYEVKNMSLLRPSEENVNKLFAGQIGCISCNMRSSKEMIIGDTLHLKDHVAEPLLGFQTPKPMVFSGVYPIEKSQFEVMRTAIEKLTLNDSSVTIEMETSVALGYGWRLGFLGLLHMEVFMQRLEQEYGTCSIVTTPSVTYKAKIFGKKNIKEYKTDMISFNNPAKFPDPNIVKEFYEPMVLGSIIAPTEYVGTVLSLCFERRGVQQTAKDIGHNRTLFQFLLPLNEIIVDFHDTLKRATSGYGTFDYEDHNYQPTNIIKLNIALNGNVVDEFSTIVHISKARTTGRQVCERLLDILPRQLFEIVIQAIVNGKVIARETLKPYRKDVTAKLYGGDITRKMKLLAQQAQGKKKMKMIGKISIPRETFIDLLKK
- the Waw gene encoding translation factor waclaw isoform X3, producing MFKILNILNEEIKYCLKLILIMCLVCRQHLYYFNKFYSTNSEVIKEYDLPIENIRNFSIVAHVDHGKSTLADRLLEITDTPGHVDFSAEVHRSLAPCQGVVLVVDANDGVQAQTVANFHLAMKNNLVIIPVINKIDLKFAKPERVVNQLKTLFDMTESDVLKVSAKLGTGVLKVLDAIVERIPPPDVCRDKPFRALIFDSWYDKYKGTILLIYIKEGSLSLKLHVVSMYTKKSYEVKNMSLLRPSEENVNKLFAGQIGCISCNMRSSKEMIIGDTLHLKDHVAEPLLGFQTPKPMVFSGVYPIEKSQFEVMRTAIEKLTLNDSSVTIEMETSVALGYGWRLGFLGLLHMEVFMQRLEQEYGTCSIVTTPSVTYKAKIFGKKNIKEYKTDMISFNNPAKFPDPNIVKEFYEPMVLGSIIAPTEYVGTVLSLCFERRGVQQTAKDIGHNRTLFQFLLPLNEIIVDFHDTLKRATSGYGTFDYEDHNYQPTNIIKLNIALNGNVVDEFSTIVHISKARTTGRQVCERLLDILPRQLFEIVIQAIVNGKVIARETLKPYRKDVTAKLYGGDITRKMKLLAQQAQGKKKMKMIGKISIPRETFIDLLKK
- the Med21 gene encoding mediator complex subunit 21; amino-acid sequence: MADRLTQLQDTINQQAEHFCNSVGILQQYSTPSKFPGFDRVGTPQPHQPQEDYAALFATLIARCAKDIDTLIESLPSEESSQELQVASLSRLEQENQEAGEQLEEVVKQGEALLQRIQAALQDIAQSQLDMQDPASTSIININLNTNSTFKQENVSSVNTVSSNSTHQLSDPSPNSVNQ